ACCACCAAGGGGGTACGGATCCGGGTCGTGGAGCGGACCGCCGAACGGCTGCTGATCTTCGACCGGCAGACCGCACTGGCGCCCATCGACCCGAACGACTCGACCCTGGGCGCGGTGGCCGTCCGCGAGCCGGGCCTCGTCGGCGGCATGATCGCGCTCTTCGACCGGATCTGGGCCGAGAGCCGCGAACTCCACGAGGTCGTCGGCAGCCCTGCGGAGGGCGAGGGCCCCGAGGGCGGACTGTCCGAGCTGGAAAGGCAGATCCTGGCCACCATGCAGATGGTCGACAAGGACGAGATCGGCGCGCGCGAGGTCGGCGTCTCCGTCCGCACCTACCGCAAGTACGTGGCCGCGCTCATGGGCCGCCTGGACGCGGCCAACCGCTTCCAGGCGGCGCTGCTGGCCCGCGACCGCGGCTGGATCTGACCAGCACCGGATCCCGGGCCCGGACCCCCGGCCGCGTCAGCGGGCCGGGGTGTCCTCGGGGTCGAGCAGCCACTCCCAGCCGGCCAGCCCCGGGTCCTGCCACAGCCTCCGCAGCTCCTCGGTGACGGCCTCGGCGGCCATCGCCTCCGGCAGGACGACCGCCAGCGAGAAGCCGACCTGGAAGAACTGCACCGTTCCGCGCCATCCCGACGGCAGGAGGGACGACACCCGCACCGCCGTCGTCTCCGGCGCACCGGGCCGCCCGTGGGCCGACACGGACGCCGCCGCCGGGGACGGCATCACAAGGACGCGCAGGAAGGTCAGCGCACCGGTGTCCCGCGGCGCGGGCTCGTGAGAGCCGTCTGTCATGCCGCCCGCCCGTCCGGCAGGACCCGCGCCGCCTCGTCCGTGTCCGTGCCCGCCGTGTCAGCCGTCTCCGTCAGGTCCACCGCGTCCGTCCGCACGGCCAGGGCCGTCAGCGGGCGCTCCGCGAACATCCGTACGGCGGCTCGGGAGACATCGGCGAACGGGGCCTCGCGCAACGCCCGGGGCAGGCGCATGAGCCAGGTCGCGTCGTGCCCGTAGGCGGCGGTCTGACAGAGCATGTCCGCAAGGGTCTCCTGTGCGTCGAACACGCTCAGCACCTGACCCGCGCAGAAGATCCGCGTGGCGTCCGTCTCGGCCGCCGTGAACGGCTCGCGCGCCAGCCGGCGCACCCGCTCGCGCAACTCCCCGACCGTATGCGGCCGGTACGGCCCTTCGTGCCAGGCCCGCAGGTAGGCGCGGTGGCCCGCCGCGACCATGTCGCGGCCGGTGATCACGGTCAGGCCGGGGGTGCGGTCGACGGCCAGCCGGGAGCCGAACCAGCCACCCAGCGCGGCCGTGGCCAGGTAGTCCGCCGCCTCGGTCGCGGTGCTCATCGCTGCCGGCGCACAGAGGGTCACGTGCGCCTCGGCGGCACCCGGCCGGTGCAGGGTCAGCACGGTGTCCTCCCCGTAGGCGTCTGCGGGCCCCGGCGCCGCCCCCTCGGGGGTGACGGCATCGGCGGCGCTCCACCCGGCGAGGGTACGGGTCACGAGGGCGGCCGTGGCGTCCGGGTCGCCGGGGCCCGTCACCACGACCACGGCGCCCGCGGGTCCGGGCAGTGCGGCGGCGTCGCCGGTCCCCGGGAGCAGCCGCAGGCGCAGTGCGGCGTCGGCGGCCCGCTGGAGCGCGGTCGCGGCCGGAGCGGCCGACACCGCGGCGTGCGCGGGCCCGTTCGCCGCGCCCGCCGCGGCCGTACCGCGGGCCAGGACCGTCCCGACGACCGTACGCAGCCAGTCCCCGGCCCGCTCGGCCGGCGCGTGACCGCTCACTTCCAGCCACTGGTCGTCCGTGGTCACCTGGACGGTGCCGAAGTGTCCCGTGGCCCGCCAGGCCGCGCCCGCCCGCAGCTGGGCCTCGTACGCCAGCCGCCGGATCCGACCCGGGGCCCGCCAGCCGTCCGGACCGAGCGGCGCCTTGATCCGCAGCTCGGCGAGCGGGGTCCGCTCGTCCCGGTAGCAGACCACGCGGGTGCCGGCCGGGGTGTGCGTCTCGGCCCACGCGGGCACCACCGGCTCGCCGGTGGTGCCCGCGCATCCGACCGGGGCGGCCGGGGCCTCGTACGGCGCCGGGCGGGTGCGCTCCGGGCCCGGCGCCAGCACCAGCACGGCCCGCGCCGACCCGCGCAACGCCCGCGCCGCCCCGGCCACTTCGGCGGGGCCGATGTCGGCCAGCAGGTCCGGCAGCTCGGCGAGGAGTCCGGGGCGGCCGAAGAGCAGCTCCAGCCGGCCCAGCGCGCGGGCCCGGGTCTGCAGGTCGTCGTGGCGGCGCACGTGGTCCAGGGCCAGGTCGCGGACGGCCGTGCGGACCGCCTCGCCGTGGCCCGGCGCGCCCGGCTCCGCCCAGTGCGCCAGCCCGGCGTCGACCCGTTCCACGAACCGTTCGGGCGCGGTGTCCGGCGGCAGCAGCCCGGTGACCACCAGGGTCTCGGGGGCCAGGGCGTCGAGCGGCCCGAAGAAGCCGCAGCTCGTCTCGACGGGACCGCCACCGCCCCGCGCGCCGGTGGCGCGCAGCAGCCGGGCCAGCACGGTGTGCGCGAGGTACCCGGCCAGGTCGCGGGCCGGGTCCGGCAGCCGGTAGCCGAGCGCCACGGCGGTCGCGGCCACGCCCGGTTCGGTGCCGTACGCCCACCGGTCCGCTTCCGGCGCCCGCTCGCGCAGGTCCGGGCGGGTGGGCACGGGCCGCCCCGGGATGTCCCCGAAGTACCGCTCGACCAGCGCGCGGGCCTCGGCCGCGTCGAACCCGCCGACGAGCGTCAGCACGGCGTTGCCGGGCGCGTAGTGCTCGGCGAAGAAGGCCCGGCAGTCGGCGACGGTCGCGCTGCGCAGCCGCTCCGGGTCCCCGTACCCGTCGTGCGCGTTGGCGTACGAGCGGTAGAGCACAGAGGGCAGCAGCGGCCAGGGGAAGCCGCCGTACGGGCGCTCCACGGTCGTCCCGCGGATCTCCAGGGCGACGCCCTCAAGCTGCTCCGCGAGGGCCTCCTCGGTGAACAGCGGCGCCCGCATCCGGTCGGCTTCGGCGAACAGCGCCCCGTCGAGGGCGGAGGCGGGCACGGCCTGGTAGTAGTCCGTGTAGTCCTGGTGCGTGGTGCCGTTCGCGGAACCGCCGAGCCGGTGGATCCGGTCGTAGAACTCGCCTCCGGCCAGCTGGGCGCTGCCCTGGAACATGAGGTGCTCGAAGAGGTGCGCGAAGCCCTCGCGGCCGGGGGGTTCGGACCGGAACCCGACCCCGTAGTGCACGGCCACCGCCACCCGGGGGTGGCCGTGGGAGGGGGCGAGCAGCACCCGGAGCCCGTTGGGCAGGGTGAACCGGTGCATCAGTGGTCTCCTGGTGCGGTGGGACCGCCGAAGCCGGTGAGGTAGCCGAGGAAGCCGGCGAAGCGTTCGACGGTCTCCGGCTGCCAGCCGACGTAGGCGGTGTAGTCGTGCAGGTGCAGGGCGATGCGCAGGGCCGCCAGCCGCGGCCGCAGCGGACCGAGGGAGCGCCCGTACCCCTCCTCGACGGCGTCGACGAGGGACTGCCAGGCCCGGCTGTCGCCGGAGAGCTGCCAGGCGAGCTCGGTGAGCTCGCCGACGGCCCAGCCCACGTCGGAGTACCAGGGGGCGAGGCACAGGTCCTCGCCGGCCAGCAGCTCCACGGGGCCGTCGGCGGCGGGGCCGGACACGGGGGCGGCGGCGACGAGCGAGCCGAGGCCGGGCGCGCCGTGGGAGACGACGAGGGCCGGGTCGGCGGCGAGTTCGGCGGTCCAGTCGCGCAGCCGGTGCCAGCGCTCGGCGCCGAGCCGCTCGCGCAGTACGGACGCGGCCTGCGCGGCCCAGACCTCCGGCGCGCGGCCGGCGAGCCACGCGTCGAGCCGGGCCCAGCCGCGCGAGGCGGTGGACGGGGCCGGCACGCCGGACGGGACGGGCACCGGGACCGGGGCGGTGTGCAGGGCGGCGAGGGCGCGGCCGAGGGCGTGCAGGGCCGGGCGCAGCCCGGGGTGCGGGCCGTGCCGCAGCAGGTGGCCGGCCACGGACTCGTCCCCGGACAGGCCGCGGTAGGCGCGCGCGCCGCCGGGCAGCTCCTCCCCGTGGACCAGGCGCACGCCCGGGGTCGGGGGGGTCTCGGGGAGCGGGGTCGGCAGCGGGTGGAAGCCGGCGGGGGCGAGCGGTCCGGGCTCGCGGATCCACAGGCCGCCGTGGACGGTCGTGCGCAGCAGCCCGGTCCCGAAGCGGACGGGACCGCCGCCGACGCCCTCGGCGGCCTCCTTGACGGCGGTGGCGGTGGGGGTGGCGGTCACAGCGTGCTCGCCGGCGGCGGGAGGGGCACGGACCCGGCGGCGGCCAGTTCGCGGCGGCGCTGCTCGACCATCGCGAGCGCGTCGGGCAGCGGCGCGGGCGCCCAGGCGTCCTCGCGGCCCGTGGTCATGGAGAGCCCGGGACGCGGCGGCAGCACGGCCACGTTGGGACGGGCGGCCAGCGCCGCGTGGTGGGCCCGGTAGGCGGCGCTGTGCAGCCCGCCCGGCGGCAGCGCGGGCAGCAGCACCACCGGGGCGGTGGTGCACTGCGCGGCCAGCAGCGCGGGGCTGTCGGCCAGCCCGAGGGCCAGGCGCGCCATGAAGTGCAGGGTGGCGGGGGCGACGACCACGGCTTCGGCCCACTCGGTCCACAGCACGTGCCGCGCGTGCACCTCGTCCTCGGCCCACCGGTCCGGCAGGACCTCGGCGCCGCTGTGCCCGGCGAGCGTGACCCGGCTGACGAACCGCTCGGCGCTCGCGGTCACCCCGATCCGCAGCTCCAGGGACGGGTACGTGCTGCGCAACCAGCCAAGCCAATACGGTAGTTCGGCGGCTGCCACGGCCCCGGTCACCACGAGCAGCAGCCGCGAGATCCCCAGCGCGGGCGCCGGTACGGCGGCCACGGAACCGGGGGCGGCCTGCGCGGCGACCGCCGCCGGAACGGTCTCCGGGGCCGGGGCCGCCGGGGTCGCGGGGGCCTGCGTACCGGCGCTCACCGCGTCAGCTCCGGCAGCATCGCCTGCAGGTCCGCCAGCGCGGAGGGCAGCCCCTCCACCTGGCACACACCGGTCAGGTTCAGCGCGATCTCGTCGACGCCCACCGCCGCGTACTCCACGAGCCGGTCACGCACCTCGCCGAGGTCGCCGTGGACGAACGCGCCGCCCTCGATCACGGCCTTCGCGACGGACAGCGGGTCGGGCTGGTCGACGTCGATGCCCGAGCGGCGCAGCATGTCCTGGTAGTGCGGCATCGAGAGGTGGCCGGTGTTGCCGGCCAGGACCAGCTTCGCCGGGTCCCGGTCGGGCGCGGTCAGCGCCACCGGGACCATCGCCACCAGGCGCGGCATCGGCCGGCCCGCGGCCTCGGCCCCGGCCCGGAGCTCGGGAACGATGACGTCCCGCAGGTACTTCGGCGGGGTCAGCCACGTGATGGCCACGTCCGCCACCTCGCCGGCCAGCCGGGCCATCTTCGGCCGCAGCACGCCGGCGCCGAGCTCGACGCGCGGTCCCGGCAGGGACGGCAGCCCGATGCGGCAGTCGAAGTACTCGCCGCGCAGCTCGACCTCGCGGCCGGCCAGCAGGCCGCCCATGATGGTGAAGTACTCGCGCACCGCGCCCAGCTGGCTGCGGTAGGGCGCGCCCAGCACGTTCTTCTGGAGGATCGCCGCGCCCGGTCCGATGCCCGCGACCACCGGGTGGCCGGTGGTCACCGCGAGGGACTTGGCCTGGAGCGCGGCCTCGATCGGGTGTCGGAAGGGCATCAGCGTGACCGCCGTGCCCACCGGGATCCGGAATCCGGAGGCCGCCGCGTACGTGAAGGTCTGGTACGGCTCGGACATCAGGGCCTGGCCCTGCCACAGCCGGTCCGCGGCGCCGGAGGCGACCAGCGCGGCCAGCGGGAGCGCCTGCTCGTGCCGGGTCGGCATGAACGGCATCATGATCGAGTACTTGGTCATGCCGTGACTTCCTTCGTGGACCGGGCCGCCGGGGCGGCGGCGCCGCTGAGCAACTGGGCACTGACCAGTTCGCTGTAGGCGGGGCTGGAGTCGAGCAGTTCGTCGTGCGTGCCCTCGGCGATGACCCGGCCGCGGTCCATGACGACGACCTTCGCGGCGTGCCGGACGGTGGACAGGCGGTGCGCGACCACCAGGACCGCCCGGTCCTCGGCGAGGGTGTCGACGATCTGCCGCAGCCGCTGCTCGTTGACGCTGTCGAGCTGCGAGGACGGCTCGTCGAGGAGGACCAGGCTCCCTTCCGCCAGTACCGCGCGGGCCAGGGCGACCCGCTGGCGCTGCCCGCCGGAGAGGTCGTGGGCGCCGCCGAGGACGGTGTCCAGGCCGTCGGGCAGCGCCCGGACGGAGGTGTCGAGGCCGACCGCGGCGAGCGCCGCGTACAGCTCCTCGTCGGTCGGTACGGCGGCCAGGCCCAGGCTCAGGTTGGCCCGTACGGTGTCGCCGAGCAGGGTGAACGCCTGGTCGACGAAGGCGATCCGGCCGCGCAGCTCGTTCAGCGGCAGGCGCGCGGCCTCCTCGCCGAACAGGTGCACACGGCCCGACTGCGGCTCCATGAACCGTTCGATGAGGGCCAGCGCGGTGGACTTGCCGGCGCCGGAGAGACCGACGACGGCCGTCAGACCCTGGGCGGGCACCTCGAAGTCCACGCCGCGCAGGACGGGTTCGTCGCCATAGCCGAAGGTCACGTCCTCGAAGCGGACGGCGGGGGCCGGACCGGGGGTGTTCCGGCCGCCCGCCGTCCGGGCCGGCTCCGCCGCGGCGGGCGCCAGGTCCTCCACCGGTAGGGCGAAGACGTCGTTGAACCGCTGCCGGGAGGTGAGCCCGGCCTGGATCTGCGCGGCACCGGAGGCCGCCATGATCAGGGGAGCGGTCAGCTGGAGCAGGTAGAGGAGGAAGGCGACGAAGTCGGGGAGGGCGAGGTCACCGGAGACGAGCCGGGCGCCGCCGCCGAGCAGCACGGTCAGCAGGGCGATCTGCTGGCCCAGGTTGATCACGGGGACGACCAGCGACTCCATGCGCGCCGCGTCCACGCCGAGCTTCTCCAGCCGCCGTGCGTGACCGTCCAGCGTGCGGCCGACCCGCTCCTCCGCCCGGTACGCCTTGATGACGACGAGGGCGTCGAGCGCGGTGATGAACTGGTGGGTCAGCGTGCCGATGTCGTCCTGCATGTTCTGGTACGTGCGCCGGAGCCCGCGGATCACGACGGCGACGAAGGCCAGGGCGCACACGAACCCGGCCAGGGTGATCAGCAGCAGCACCCAGTCCAGGACGCCCATGATGACGATGGTGCCGAGCAGGGTGATCGCGGCCATCGGGAGCTGGATCGGCCCGATGTTGATGGCGCCCTTGAGCTGCATGGCGTCGGCGGTCAGCCGGGTGGCGAGGTCGCCGCTGCCCACCGCCTTGGCGTCGGACAGCCGCATGGCCAGGCCGCGCCGCATCGTGGTGATGCGCAGCCGGCGGACCAGCTGCTCGCCGAGGCGGGACAGCAGGAACGCGGCGAGCGCGCCCGCCAGGGCGGAGCCCAGTCCGGTGCCGATCATCAGCAGGGCGGCCCGGGTGAGTCCCTGGCCCTGCTGGACCTGCTGGACCAGCTCGGCGACGACCAGCGGCAGTGCGAGGGTGGCGGCGGCGGAGACCGCCGCGAGCAGGGCGATCACGGCCATCTGGAGCCGGTTGCCGGGCCGGAACAGCTCGCGCAGGATGCGCAGCTCACCGTCCCAGGAGTCGGCGGCGCGTTCGGCGGACGCCTCGGTCTTGGTGGTGACGGTCATGACATTCCCCCCAGTCGGGCGTTGCGCAGGGCGGTCCGGGCCTTGACGATGCCGCCGTGCTGGAGCAGGCCACCGATGTAGATCCGGCCGCCGACGCGCAGCAGCGCGGCGATCGAACCGAGCAGCAGGACGGCGGCCAGGGCGACCTCCCACCACGGCACGTTCTCGCTCGCCATCCGGACCGGCATGACGGCCGAGGACAGGCCCGGCACCAGGGACAGCACCCGGGTGAGGGTGTCGCTGATCCCGGTGAAGGGCGCCAGCGCGGCCATCAGGCTCAAGGTCTGGAGCATGCTGACCGGGCCGGCCGCGTGCTGGAGGTCCTCGGCCCGGGAGGCCAGGGCCCCCGCGACGGCCCACAGGGCGGCGAATCCCAGGAAGCCGGGGATGAACCAGAGCACCACGGACACGCTGGTGCCGATCGCGTCGGCCGGCGCGTCCACCAGGTCGGCGGCGATGGCGACCGTGACGCCGCCCGCCGCCATGGCGCTGATCTGCACGAACGCCACGAGCCCGATGCCGAGCACCTTGCCCGCCAGCAGCTGCCAGGCGTGCACCTTGGCCAGCAGCACCTCCACGATGCGGCTGGACTTCTCCTCCAGGACGCCCTGGGCGATGCCCTGGCCGAACATGAAGGTCAGGAAGAACAGGGCCATCACGCCGATCGCGGCGGTCATGGTCCGCTCGGTCCTGCGGTCCGCGTCCGGGTCGAGCGCGGACACGGTCAGCGGCTGTACGGCCAGGGCCCGCGCGATCGCGGGGTCGGTCAGTCCGCCGTCCCGCAGCCGTTCGGTGGTCTGCGCCGTGCGGTGGGCCTCGTACAGCGGGCCGGCCAGCGGCTCGGGGAGCTTCTCGCGGACCAGGACCCGGCCCTCGCCGACCAGCGCGGCGTCGGCCTTCTCCGCCCGTACGGCGGCCTCCGCGGCCGCCTCGTTCTCGTAGGAGACGACCTCCACGCCGCGCGCGCCACCGTCGCCGGATGCCCCGGCGGTCTGCGCGCGCAGCGATTCGGTCAGGTCCCGGTGTTCGCCGACGACGGCGAGGACCGGACGGTCCGCGGCGCCGGTGAAGACCTTCTGCAGCCCGAGGGCACCGCAGAACACCAGGATCATCATGACGAGGGAGGCCCACAGCTCCTTGCGCTGGAACTGCGTGACGATCTCGCGCCAGGCGACGAGGCCGACGAGGGTGAGCGGCCCGTGCGGGGTGTTCCGGTTCATGCTGCCACCGCCTCGCGGAAGATTTCGGTCAGGGACGACTCGCGCCAGGCGAAGTGGACGATGTCGCCGTGGGTCTGGGCGGCCGAGAGGATCTCCCGTACGGAGACCTGCTCCTCGACCTCCAGCGTGTAGCGGTCGTGGCGCGCCTCGACGACGCGGGTGCCGGCAACGGCCGACGCCCACCCGGCCGGAGCGCCCTCCAGGGCGATCTCCAGGCGGCGGGTGGTCTTGCCGCGCAGTTCCTCCACCGTCCCCTCGGCGACCAGGGCGCCGTCGCGGACGATGCCCACCCGGTCGCACAGCCGCTCCACCAGGTCGAGCTGGTGGCTGGAGAAGACGACGGGCACGCCGTCGCGGGTGAACTCGGTCAGTGCCTGCGCCATCGCGTCGGAGGCGACCGGGTCAAGGCCGGAGAAGGGCTCGTCCAGGATCAGCACGCCCGGGCGGTGGATCAGGGCGGCGATCAGCTGGACCTTCTGCTGATTGCCCAGCGACAGCTTGTCCAGCACGTCCTTGGGGCCCATCTTGACCCCGAGGCGCTCGATCCACTCGTCGGCCCGGGCCTTGGCCT
This DNA window, taken from Streptomyces sp. TN58, encodes the following:
- a CDS encoding ABC transporter ATP-binding protein, which encodes MTVTTKTEASAERAADSWDGELRILRELFRPGNRLQMAVIALLAAVSAAATLALPLVVAELVQQVQQGQGLTRAALLMIGTGLGSALAGALAAFLLSRLGEQLVRRLRITTMRRGLAMRLSDAKAVGSGDLATRLTADAMQLKGAINIGPIQLPMAAITLLGTIVIMGVLDWVLLLITLAGFVCALAFVAVVIRGLRRTYQNMQDDIGTLTHQFITALDALVVIKAYRAEERVGRTLDGHARRLEKLGVDAARMESLVVPVINLGQQIALLTVLLGGGARLVSGDLALPDFVAFLLYLLQLTAPLIMAASGAAQIQAGLTSRQRFNDVFALPVEDLAPAAAEPARTAGGRNTPGPAPAVRFEDVTFGYGDEPVLRGVDFEVPAQGLTAVVGLSGAGKSTALALIERFMEPQSGRVHLFGEEAARLPLNELRGRIAFVDQAFTLLGDTVRANLSLGLAAVPTDEELYAALAAVGLDTSVRALPDGLDTVLGGAHDLSGGQRQRVALARAVLAEGSLVLLDEPSSQLDSVNEQRLRQIVDTLAEDRAVLVVAHRLSTVRHAAKVVVMDRGRVIAEGTHDELLDSSPAYSELVSAQLLSGAAAPAARSTKEVTA
- a CDS encoding flavoprotein; this encodes MSAGTQAPATPAAPAPETVPAAVAAQAAPGSVAAVPAPALGISRLLLVVTGAVAAAELPYWLGWLRSTYPSLELRIGVTASAERFVSRVTLAGHSGAEVLPDRWAEDEVHARHVLWTEWAEAVVVAPATLHFMARLALGLADSPALLAAQCTTAPVVLLPALPPGGLHSAAYRAHHAALAARPNVAVLPPRPGLSMTTGREDAWAPAPLPDALAMVEQRRRELAAAGSVPLPPPASTL
- a CDS encoding ABC transporter permease; this encodes MNRNTPHGPLTLVGLVAWREIVTQFQRKELWASLVMMILVFCGALGLQKVFTGAADRPVLAVVGEHRDLTESLRAQTAGASGDGGARGVEVVSYENEAAAEAAVRAEKADAALVGEGRVLVREKLPEPLAGPLYEAHRTAQTTERLRDGGLTDPAIARALAVQPLTVSALDPDADRRTERTMTAAIGVMALFFLTFMFGQGIAQGVLEEKSSRIVEVLLAKVHAWQLLAGKVLGIGLVAFVQISAMAAGGVTVAIAADLVDAPADAIGTSVSVVLWFIPGFLGFAALWAVAGALASRAEDLQHAAGPVSMLQTLSLMAALAPFTGISDTLTRVLSLVPGLSSAVMPVRMASENVPWWEVALAAVLLLGSIAALLRVGGRIYIGGLLQHGGIVKARTALRNARLGGMS
- a CDS encoding LLM class flavin-dependent oxidoreductase, whose product is MTKYSIMMPFMPTRHEQALPLAALVASGAADRLWQGQALMSEPYQTFTYAAASGFRIPVGTAVTLMPFRHPIEAALQAKSLAVTTGHPVVAGIGPGAAILQKNVLGAPYRSQLGAVREYFTIMGGLLAGREVELRGEYFDCRIGLPSLPGPRVELGAGVLRPKMARLAGEVADVAITWLTPPKYLRDVIVPELRAGAEAAGRPMPRLVAMVPVALTAPDRDPAKLVLAGNTGHLSMPHYQDMLRRSGIDVDQPDPLSVAKAVIEGGAFVHGDLGEVRDRLVEYAAVGVDEIALNLTGVCQVEGLPSALADLQAMLPELTR
- a CDS encoding ABC transporter ATP-binding protein; translation: MLEFDALTKAFGDKKVLRGLSFQVRPGELYGFCGANGAGKTTAMRIALGMLAADTGEVRFEGRPVDSAGRRLIGYMPEERGLYGKMRPRDQLVYFARLSGMGAREAKARADEWIERLGVKMGPKDVLDKLSLGNQQKVQLIAALIHRPGVLILDEPFSGLDPVASDAMAQALTEFTRDGVPVVFSSHQLDLVERLCDRVGIVRDGALVAEGTVEELRGKTTRRLEIALEGAPAGWASAVAGTRVVEARHDRYTLEVEEQVSVREILSAAQTHGDIVHFAWRESSLTEIFREAVAA
- a CDS encoding M16 family metallopeptidase → MHRFTLPNGLRVLLAPSHGHPRVAVAVHYGVGFRSEPPGREGFAHLFEHLMFQGSAQLAGGEFYDRIHRLGGSANGTTHQDYTDYYQAVPASALDGALFAEADRMRAPLFTEEALAEQLEGVALEIRGTTVERPYGGFPWPLLPSVLYRSYANAHDGYGDPERLRSATVADCRAFFAEHYAPGNAVLTLVGGFDAAEARALVERYFGDIPGRPVPTRPDLRERAPEADRWAYGTEPGVAATAVALGYRLPDPARDLAGYLAHTVLARLLRATGARGGGGPVETSCGFFGPLDALAPETLVVTGLLPPDTAPERFVERVDAGLAHWAEPGAPGHGEAVRTAVRDLALDHVRRHDDLQTRARALGRLELLFGRPGLLAELPDLLADIGPAEVAGAARALRGSARAVLVLAPGPERTRPAPYEAPAAPVGCAGTTGEPVVPAWAETHTPAGTRVVCYRDERTPLAELRIKAPLGPDGWRAPGRIRRLAYEAQLRAGAAWRATGHFGTVQVTTDDQWLEVSGHAPAERAGDWLRTVVGTVLARGTAAAGAANGPAHAAVSAAPAATALQRAADAALRLRLLPGTGDAAALPGPAGAVVVVTGPGDPDATAALVTRTLAGWSAADAVTPEGAAPGPADAYGEDTVLTLHRPGAAEAHVTLCAPAAMSTATEAADYLATAALGGWFGSRLAVDRTPGLTVITGRDMVAAGHRAYLRAWHEGPYRPHTVGELRERVRRLAREPFTAAETDATRIFCAGQVLSVFDAQETLADMLCQTAAYGHDATWLMRLPRALREAPFADVSRAAVRMFAERPLTALAVRTDAVDLTETADTAGTDTDEAARVLPDGRAA